Genomic window (Streptomyces sp. NBC_00078):
CGCCGCCTCCGCCGTGGTCGCCGATCCGCTGCGGCTGCTCGACATCTGCGCGACGTCGGACGGAGGTGCCGCGCTGGTGCTGTCCAGCATGGAGTTCGCGCGCCGGCACGCGACGAACCAGCCGGTGCGGATCCGGGCCGTGTCCACGGTGACACCCCACTACCCCAACACGGTGCTGGATCTGCCCGACATCGCGACGGACTCGGCGGCGGCCCTGGAGCCGGCCGCCGACCCCTTCCGGGCCTCGATCGCGCGAGCGGCCTACGAGGAGGCGGGCGTCGGACCCGAGGACCTCTCCCTCGCGGAGGTATACGACCTGTCCACCGCCCTTGAGTTGCAGTGGTACGAGGATCTGGGGCTGTGCGGGCAGGGAGAGGGCGCGAAGCTGTTGCGGGAGGGCGCGACGGCCCTGGGTGGCCGCATACCGGTGAACGCCAGCGGTGGGCTGGCCTCCTTCGGCGAGGCGGTTCCGGCTCAGGCGATAGCCCAAGTATGCGAGCTGACCTGGCAGTTGAGGGAGGAGGCGGCTGAGAGGCAGGTCGCGGGAGCTCGCGTGGGGATCACTGCGAACCAGGGATTGTTCGGGCACGGGTCGGCGGTGATCGCAGTGCGGTGAGCGTGATGCGGTGCGGTGATGCGGTGGACTGATGCTGTGGGGTGAGGCCGTGAGCGCAGCGCGGTGAGCGGCCGTTCGGGGACCGGACGGAAGAACATGACCGTCGCGCAGTGCAAGCCCTTTCCCTTACGTTGAGTGACTGCTCCGGAATCCTGTGTGAACGTCTCATGAACTGGCCTTGGGCGTTCTCCGGTGGCGCCATCATGCTGCCGTGCGCTCCTGGACGGACACTCTCCGCTTCGCCTTCCAACCGGTGGTCAACCTGGCCACCGGAGGAGTCGCGGGGCTGGAGATACTCGCCCGCCCGGAGGCCGGCGACATCCTGGCCGAGGCTCGCCGAGACCCTGAACTCGACGGCCGGCTGGCGGTGTTGGCGGTCCGGGCGGCGGCGCGCAAGGAGACGCTGCTACCGCTGCACGTCAACGTCTTCGCCGGCACCCTCGCAGACCTCGGTGGCCTCACTCCGCTGCACGACGCGGTGCGCGCGGCGGGACGGCTGCCGTGGGAGGTGACGATCGACATCGGGCCGCCGTACACGCACGTCCCGCACCAGGCGCTGCTGGAAGCGGTGAGCGCGCTGCGGGACCAGGGCTTCCGGATCAGCGCGGACGGCGTCGGGGACGGTGACGTACCCCTGCGACTGCTCACCGATATGGGGCCCGACCTGGTGAAACTGGACGCGTCGCTGCTGGCTCGGCCTGCGGCGGTGAAGGCCATGCGGACGCTGTGCGAGCAGCTGGGAGCGCTCCTGTCCGTCGAGGGCGTGGAGACGGAACTGCAGTGCGGGGCCGCGATCTCGGCCGGAGCCCAGCTGGCACAGGGTGAGTTGTTCGCGCCGCCGGCCCGGCTGCCCGCGGCGGACGTGTACGTTCCGCCCCGCTCTCCCGGTGCCGTGTCGGTTCCGAGGCCGGGGCCTTCGGTGCTGGAGTTCGTGCGGCCCGCGGCGCTGCTGCCGGCCACCGCGTCGGCCGGTCAGGTGCGGGCACTGCTGACCGGGTCGCCGGAGGTGTCCGGGGTAGTGCTCGTGGACCAGCACGGGCTCCCGGTCCGTTCCGTGCACCGCTCGCGCTTTCTGCTGTCGATGTCGGGGCGCTATGGCCATGCGCTGTACGCCGACCGCCCCGCCGCGAAGCTCGGGGACCCCCCGCGGACGGTGGGCGTCGATGCCACCGCCTGGGAGGTCCTGGACGTGGTGGCCGTCGGTGGCCGCAGCCGCACTTCGGACGATGTGGCCGTCGTGGACCGGCAGGGGAGGTGCGTCGGTGTGGTGCGGCTCGCGGACCTGGTGCGGGCGCTGGCCGAGAGCAGGGTCGAGGAGGCGGCCGGGCTCAATCCGCTGACACGGCTGCCGGGCTCGGACGCCATCACCGGCGAAGTGGACCGACGCATCGCGGACGGCCGGACGTTCTCGCTGAGCTGGCTGGACGTGGATCACTTCAAGCAGGTCAACGACGTAGCCGGATTCGCGGCAGGCGACGAGCTGATCCGGTCGGTCGGTCGGGCCTTGCAGCACGCGGCGTCCGGAAGCACCCGGGTCGGCCACATCGGCGGGGACGACTTCCTGGTGCTCACCGAGCCGGAGTGGCTGGATCCGCTGGCTGTGTCGATGCTGGACGCGCCCTGGTCGGCCGGCGGGCGTCCTGTCACGTTGTCCCTGGCCACCGTCTTGTGTCCGCCGGGGAGTGTGATGGACCACCGTCAGGCAGCCGCGTGTCTGGCGCCGCTGAAGAAGGCCGCGAAATCGCTGCAGGGAGCGAGTTGGGTACTGGGCCGGGCGGGGCTGGCGGGCCACGAGATCCGGCGCGGGTCGAGGGCGGCGCCCGCCCAGGCCGGGTGCGCGGTGACGGAACCCGGCCTAGGCTGATCGTCATAACCGACGGACGATCCTCCTTCGCACGGACACCGCGGCGGCTGTCACCGTTGCCGTCGGCGACCTTGACGCTCTGTGGGCGCCGGTGAACACTTCCGGTGTCAGTCGACATCGCCGTACATAAACGGTGTATCCAGGCACGCGCCGCGCGGGCACCGACTGAAGAACAGGCCCGTTCCCCACGGGCGATTCGGCTGCGACGGCACACTCGTCACGGACGCCGTGCGGGGCGCGGGAGCTTCCCTGCCTTCGGCTGAAGTCGCCACGGGAAACGCACCCTGCACGGAGGACCGGGGCCGATCACCCCCGGACAGGGCCTAGGAGCCGCCATGAGCAACGGAGACATCCACGGCGAAGGCCGCGGCTGCGGCGTCGGTGGGCCGTCGCACGGCGGGTGCATGGGCCATGCCGTCACCGCGAGCCGTGGCCCGGGACGACGCCCGGACCGGAGCCACCTGTGGATCCCGGTTGTCGGACCGCTGATCGGCGGGGCGCTTTCCGGGCTCATCCTCAAAGCAGCCTTCTGATCCAGAGCAGCCTCCCGAAGGAACGACGAAGGGGACGTCATGACGGACAAGTTCGTCGCCGCTATCGACCAGGGCACCACCTCCAGCCGCTGCATCGTCTTCAACCAGGACGGGGCGATCGTCGCCGTCGACCAGCGCGAGCACCGCCAGATCTTCCCGAAACCGGGCTGGGTGGAGCACGACGCCACGGAGATCTGGTCCAAGGTGCAGGCCGTGGTCGCCGGAGCGATCGCCAAGGCCGGACTGCGCGCCGACCAGCTCAGCGCCCTCGGCATCACCAACCAGCGCGAGACCACGCTCCTGTGGGACCGCGTGACGGGCAAGCCCGTGCACAACGCCATCGTGTGGCAGGACACGCGCACCGCGGCGCTGACCCACCAGCTCGGCGGCTCGGACGGGCAGGACCGCTTCCGCGAGCAGACCGGGCTGCCGCTGGCCACCTACTTCTCCGGCCCGAAGGCGGCCTGGCTGCTCGACAACGTGCCCGGCCTGCGGGCCCGGGCCGAGAACGGCGAGATCGCCTTCGGCACCATGGACTCCTGGCTCATCTGGAATCTGACGGGCGGCACCGACGGTGGACAGCACGTCACCGACGTGACGAACGCCGGGCGCACCATGCTGATGAACCTGGAAACCCTCCAGTGGGACCCGTCCATCCTCTCCGCGATGAACATCCCCGAGGCCGTCCTGCCCGAGATCAGGTCCTCGGCCGAGGTGTACGGCACCGCGGTCGGCCAGCTGGCCGGAGTGCCGGTCGCGTCGGCCCTCGGCGACCAGCAGGCGGCGGTGTTCGGGCAGGCCTGCTACGACGTGGGCACGGCGAAGAACACGTACGGCACGGGCTCCTTCCTGCTGCTCAACACGGGCAACCGGCCGGTGGCGTCCAAGAGCGGGCTGCTGACGACGATGGGCTACAAGATCGGGAGTGAGGCACCGGTCTACTGCCTGGAGGGGTCGATAGCGATAACGGGCGCCCTCGTGCAATGGTTCCGCGACCAGCTGGGCATCATCCGTACCGCCGACGAGATCGAGCCCTTGGCGGAGAGCGTCGAGGACAACGGCGGGGCGTACATCGTGCCCGCCTTCTCCGGCCTCTTCGCACCGTACTGGCGTTCCGACGCGCGCGGTGTCATCACGGGGCTGACTCGCTACGTCACCAAGGCGCATCTCGCACGGGCCGTGCTGGAGGCGACGAGCTGGCAGACGCGCGAGGTCGTGGACGCCATGTACCAGGACTCCGGGGTGCAGATCACCACCCTGAAGGTGGACGGCGGCATGACCAAGAACAACCTGCTGATGCAGCACCAGGCGGATGTGCTCGACGTTCCGGTGGTCCGGCCGAAGGTCTCCGAGACCACGTGTCTGGGCGCCGCGTATGCGGCCGGGCTCGCGACCGGTGTCTGGAACGACCTCGACGAGCTGAAGTCCCACTGGCGCAAGGACGTCGAGTGGACGCCCGCCATGGAGGCGTCCGTACGCGACCGCGAGTACCACAACTGGCGCAAGGCCGTGGAGAAGAGCTTCGGCTGGGAGGAGGACGGCGAGAACTAGTAGACTGTCGCGACTAAGTGTCGTGCTGGTTGGTGGAGTTGGGGTCGGGCGAGCTTCGCTTGTCGCTTCCGTTCGACTGGGCAGGGGTGCCGTGTCCTCGCAGAAGAAGTATCCGGTCGCGTTGAGCGCCGAAGATCGTCGGGCGTTGGAGCGTGTGACGACGACGGGGGTCCGCAGCGCGTCGATGATCAGGCGGGCGCGGGTACTGCTCGCGCTGGACACCTCGGTCGGTGAGGTCGATCCGCGGGCGGTGATCGCGGACCGGGTCGGGGTCTCGTGCGATTCGGTCCGCCTGATCTCGAAGCGCTACGCGGAGACCGGCGGCGATGTGTGGGCCACGGTCGGCCGGAAGGAACGCGCACTCCCGCCGGTGCCCTCTGTGGTGACCGGCGAGGTCGAGGCGAGGCTGATCGCGCTGGCCTGCTCGACGCCGCCCAAAGGACACGCCAGGTGGTCGCTGCGCCTGCTGGAGAAGCACGTCGCGCTGGTCGAGGACATCCCGGATCTGGACCACTCCACCATCGGCCGGGTGTTAAAAAAACGGAACTGCGTCCTCATGTGAAGAAGTGCTGGACCATTCCGCCGACCGCGAACGCGGCCTTCGCCGCGGCGATGGAGGACGTCCTGGCGGTCTACCACCGACCCTTCGATCCGGCGCGCCCGGTGGTGTGCATGGACGAGAAGCCGTACCAGCTCCTCGGCCACGTCCGCGATCCGCTTCCCGCGCAGCCGGGCCGTGACCGGCGTGAGGACAACGAGTACGTCCGCTCGGGGACCTGCTCGATCTTCTGCTGGGTCGAGCCGCTGCGCGGATGGCGGCGCGTCGACGCCCGGCCCCGCCGGACCAGGGTCGACTGGGCGCACCAGGTCGAGCACCTGCTGACCGTGGACTATCCCGACGCCGCCACGGTCGTGCTGGTGATGGACAACCTCAACACCCACACCACCGCCTCGCTCTACGAAGCGTTCGACCCGGCAAAGGCCTTCGCGCTGGCCCAGCGCCTGGAGATCCACCACACCCCCAAACACGGGTCCTGG
Coding sequences:
- a CDS encoding lipid-transfer protein; the encoded protein is MTGEVAVLGAGMHPWGKWGRSFVEYGTAAARAALADAGLEWRDVGSVVGAGTVRGGYPGYVAGATFAKALGWQGARVTSVYAACASGAQAVNTARAQILSGLADVVLVVGADAAPKGFFRPAGGDRPDDPDWLRFRVLGATNPTYFGLYARRRMAVHGDTLEDFAQVKVKNSALGALNPNARYRTRVTADEVAASAVVADPLRLLDICATSDGGAALVLSSMEFARRHATNQPVRIRAVSTVTPHYPNTVLDLPDIATDSAAALEPAADPFRASIARAAYEEAGVGPEDLSLAEVYDLSTALELQWYEDLGLCGQGEGAKLLREGATALGGRIPVNASGGLASFGEAVPAQAIAQVCELTWQLREEAAERQVAGARVGITANQGLFGHGSAVIAVR
- a CDS encoding GGDEF domain-containing protein, which gives rise to MRSWTDTLRFAFQPVVNLATGGVAGLEILARPEAGDILAEARRDPELDGRLAVLAVRAAARKETLLPLHVNVFAGTLADLGGLTPLHDAVRAAGRLPWEVTIDIGPPYTHVPHQALLEAVSALRDQGFRISADGVGDGDVPLRLLTDMGPDLVKLDASLLARPAAVKAMRTLCEQLGALLSVEGVETELQCGAAISAGAQLAQGELFAPPARLPAADVYVPPRSPGAVSVPRPGPSVLEFVRPAALLPATASAGQVRALLTGSPEVSGVVLVDQHGLPVRSVHRSRFLLSMSGRYGHALYADRPAAKLGDPPRTVGVDATAWEVLDVVAVGGRSRTSDDVAVVDRQGRCVGVVRLADLVRALAESRVEEAAGLNPLTRLPGSDAITGEVDRRIADGRTFSLSWLDVDHFKQVNDVAGFAAGDELIRSVGRALQHAASGSTRVGHIGGDDFLVLTEPEWLDPLAVSMLDAPWSAGGRPVTLSLATVLCPPGSVMDHRQAAACLAPLKKAAKSLQGASWVLGRAGLAGHEIRRGSRAAPAQAGCAVTEPGLG
- the glpK gene encoding glycerol kinase GlpK, which encodes MTDKFVAAIDQGTTSSRCIVFNQDGAIVAVDQREHRQIFPKPGWVEHDATEIWSKVQAVVAGAIAKAGLRADQLSALGITNQRETTLLWDRVTGKPVHNAIVWQDTRTAALTHQLGGSDGQDRFREQTGLPLATYFSGPKAAWLLDNVPGLRARAENGEIAFGTMDSWLIWNLTGGTDGGQHVTDVTNAGRTMLMNLETLQWDPSILSAMNIPEAVLPEIRSSAEVYGTAVGQLAGVPVASALGDQQAAVFGQACYDVGTAKNTYGTGSFLLLNTGNRPVASKSGLLTTMGYKIGSEAPVYCLEGSIAITGALVQWFRDQLGIIRTADEIEPLAESVEDNGGAYIVPAFSGLFAPYWRSDARGVITGLTRYVTKAHLARAVLEATSWQTREVVDAMYQDSGVQITTLKVDGGMTKNNLLMQHQADVLDVPVVRPKVSETTCLGAAYAAGLATGVWNDLDELKSHWRKDVEWTPAMEASVRDREYHNWRKAVEKSFGWEEDGEN
- a CDS encoding helix-turn-helix domain-containing protein, with the protein product MSSQKKYPVALSAEDRRALERVTTTGVRSASMIRRARVLLALDTSVGEVDPRAVIADRVGVSCDSVRLISKRYAETGGDVWATVGRKERALPPVPSVVTGEVEARLIALACSTPPKGHARWSLRLLEKHVALVEDIPDLDHSTIGRVLKKRNCVLM
- a CDS encoding IS630 family transposase, with the translated sequence MKKCWTIPPTANAAFAAAMEDVLAVYHRPFDPARPVVCMDEKPYQLLGHVRDPLPAQPGRDRREDNEYVRSGTCSIFCWVEPLRGWRRVDARPRRTRVDWAHQVEHLLTVDYPDAATVVLVMDNLNTHTTASLYEAFDPAKAFALAQRLEIHHTPKHGSWLNIAEIELSALTRQCLDRRIDDLTVLNTELAAWQQHTNSNQRQVDWHFTTDDARVKLRHLYPTT